CATCAGAAAATTTGAAAACCTAGGAACAAGATCTTTCATGATAGAGCAGTCCATAGGTGAGGCTCTGAATTTTCAATATGCCCTTGGCAATGAAAGAAAAGAAGCTAGGCTTAGATATTTGAGGGATTATTGGGCTAAAAATGCTTTAGCCATTAGTGACCGCGTTTCCATCCAAACCTCACTTTCCAAAGAATTTTCATGTGCTTTGGCCGTAGTTGGTATTGACGGGCTAATGGGTCGAGAAATAGCAAAAACCTTCTTTGACAAGTATAAAATACATACCACGCAAAGAACAAAGATTGACATCAATGGCTCACGAGTAACACCTCATGTTTATACCAGCATTAATGATTTAGACCGCCTACTTACTGCAATAGAATATCTAACTAAAGGCTAAATTGATATACTAAGTAAAACAAAAAGGATGCTTGCATTAATCCGCGAACGAAACAAATTCCGTCTCATTAGAGAACTATAACCTAAGACTGCTCCTTCGTTCGTTTTTCCGCTAGGCGATTAATACCAAACATTAAAGCTCCTGAGGCTATCATGGATACTATCACTACGCCGCCCAACAAGGGATAGTTTTCTACAAAACCATCGGTACGCTGAACCACTATTAAGCCTGCTATGGCGGAAGCTATTCCTCCTGAAATTTGAGAAACGGATGAGTTAATACTCATAAACGCCCCTCTATCTTTTAAATCAGGAATGGCGGTAATAAGCGAAGATGATGCTATCATTCGAGCGTTAATGCCTAAAAACAAGATAATGTTTAGCACCAAAATCACCCAAAAAGATGTCACACCTAAGTTGGTGTAAATTCCAACCAAGATAATTCCTAAAACTGTCCCAAATATAAAGACTTTCAGCCTTCCATATTTATCTGACATTTTGCCCAAAATTGGACCAAAGACTATGGTAAAAACGCCTGTTATGCCATAAAGTAATGGCAGTTCTTCCAGAGTAATTCCGAGATTATTGATTCCGTAAGTAGAGCCAAAAGGCATTAGCATAAACCCGCCGGTAGACAGCAAGGTGGTAGCCAAAAATACTTTGATATAATCTGGGTTTGAAATCGTACTGAATAAATGCTTGATTGGGTTTTGACCTTTATTGGCTTCTAAGTGCGTGTTTATTGGTCTTATTTTCCAAACCATCACTATGCCCACCAATATTCCCACTATCACAATCATCCAGAAACTAGAATGCCAGCCATAATTATTTGCTAAATATAATCCTATGGGCAAGCCCAGAATTTGCGAAGCAGCAAAAGCCATTTGGGTAAAGCCCATTACTCTTCCACGTACTTTAAGTTCGAATATATCGGTGATAATAGCGAAACCTACGGAGCCAATTACGCCACCAAAAACACCTGTGAAGATACGAGCCGCAAGAAGCATGGGATAGGTATTGGCAGAAGCACATAAACCCGTACCAATCAAAAATCCTACATAAAAGAAGAGTAGCAACTTTTTGCGGTCAAACTTATCAGCAAAACCTGCCGCCAAAATCCCAGAAATACCTGCACTAAAAGCATAACCAGACACTACCCAGCCAAACTGAGCGGTAGTAATGTTCATTTCTGGTATAAGAATGGCACCCAAAGGCGACAATACCATAAAATCTAAAATGACAGTAAACTGAATAAAGGCCAAAATGGCAATCATGAATACCTGATAGCGAGTAAAAACTCTTTCTTTCTTCATTAATAATTTTAAACGATTGGCTTGGTATTAAAACCCTTTAGTGATTGATTAATAAAGAGGTAAATGCCTGTCAAAACACGGTGGTACAATTATTATTATCGAGGTAGCTATTAATGCCTTATTCAAAAAGGCATCTCAATGTTTTCCTGAAAAGGCAAAGGTAAGTTTTAATTGTTGAGTGCTCTATGTAGAAATTTATTTAGCCTACGCTAAGATTAAACTCCCCATATTTCGCGAACAAGCTAAATGCAGTTCAAGTCAACTATGCCACCTGTGTCATATTCTCCACATATCCCTAAAAAATAAGACGGGGAACAAGTATTTAGGAATAGACTCCAAACTAAAACAATTAAGAAATGAAAAAACTACTTTCTATATCAGCTGTACTTATCGCTCTAATAACTATTCCTAACTTGGCTAAGGCTCAAGACACCTCATGGGGGCCAATGATTGGAGTCAATGGTTCTAGCATTCCTGATTTCCCATTAAGTGCTAATAAAACTGGTGTAAACCTCGGTGCCTTTTTAAATCATTCTAAGCATGAGCATTTGGGTCTTAAAGTAGAGGCCTTTTACTCACAAATGGGCTCTAATTTTAACGGATTTGAAGATAAAATAGAAATGCATTATATTCAAGTGCCCCTATACGGAGTTTGGTATTTAAATGATAAAGGAAACGACTTTCGTCCAAAAATCATGTTAGGACCTTACTTAGGTTTTCTTGCAGGAGCATCGGGTTCAAATACTAGTGGCAACAATTTCACTGGAGAAAATTTCAAAAGTATAGACTTTGGTGGTAAAGCCGCTGCTGGCTTTAACTGGAAACTTAACCCTAAAATATGGTTAAATACAGAATTTTACTTTGGCGGTAGCTTCGCAAATATTTACAAAACAGATATCATTAATATCAAAAACCAAAACCTAGGATTAAATCTTGGTCTAAGTTTTCCTGTGAAATAAATTTCAATACGTAAACCCAAGTACTTCAAGTATTTGGGTTTATTTTTTTGCTTTCAACCCAAATTTATTTACTTAAACTTAATATTCAAGTACACTCAAAACTTACGATAAACTTCAGAAAGCTGTAAATTGGGCTCACAATCAAAAAAGACCCTAGACAACCATGAAGAAAAAAAGTTTTTTAATACTCCTTCTCCTTATTCCTATTTTAGGAATATCTCAAACCGCGACAGACAAAATTCTAGTTCAGCCATATTTACAAGACGCTGAACCCAACTCCATAAAAATTTTATGGGAAACCTCCGCTGGCGAAGAAAGTACCGTAGAGTATGGACTAAGCCCTAAACTAGGTCAGAAGACCTCAGGAATAGCTAATGACGTTAACTTTAGTGACAGCAGAATACATGAAGTAAAACTAAAGGACTTAAAAAGGTTGACCACATATTACTATAGAATAAAAACAGGCAAGCTTTTTTCTGATATTTATCAATTCAAAACACCTCCATTTGCATCAGATCGCCAGTCTTTCAACCTGATTGCTATGAGCGACATGCAAAGGGACAGCAACAATCCTGAAAAATTTTCAGAGGTGGTGAATGATGGTATTCTAAAATACATGGAAAAGGAATTTGGTGGTGCCGTACCAGAGAACTTGGCTTTGGTACTAATTCCAGGAGATTTAGTAGCTACCGGAACCGATTATGACCAGTGGCAAAATGAGTTTTTCAATCCTGCCGAAAAGCTCTTTTCACAGGTTCCTGTATATCCTGTTTTAGGTAATCATGAGAAAAACTCGACGTTCTATTTTAAGTATTTCAGTTTGCCAGAAAATGGCAGTGCTGCATACTCCGAAAACTGGTGGTATAAAGATTACGGAAATACCAGAATAATAGGTCTAAACTCAAACGATGGCTACAGAGACACTCCAGAGCAATACAAGTGGTTACAGCAGGTACTGGCTAAAACTGCAGAAAACGAGGATATTGACTTTGTATTTGCTCAGCTTCACCATCCATTCAAATCGGAACTTTGGATTCCTGGCGAAGAAGAATTTAGCGGTAAAGTGGTTAAATTACTTGAAGACTTCTCTACCAAAACCGGCAAACCAAGTATTCATTTTTTTGGTCATACACACGGCTACTCACGTGGTCAATCTAAAGACCACAAGCATTTATGGATTAATGTAGCCTCGGCAGGTGGAGCTATTGATAACTGGGGAGAGTTTGAAGGGCGAGATTATGATGAGTTTACAAACACACAAGACGAATACGGTTTTGTGATGGTAGAGGTAGATGCCAATAAGGAAAACCCAAAATTCACTATCAAAAGAGTGAGCCGTGGTAATGAAAACATTGAAAGAGATAATGAGCAAACCGACCAAATAACCATCTATAAAAACGAAAGGAAACCTAATGCACCTGTAGCCATATCACCCAACGGAGACGACATTGCTGCTAAATACGGTACATTATTAAAAGCAAAGCCTTTTGATAGTAGTTTTGGCTCTGCCGTTCATGCTGCATCAAACTGGCAGTTGGCCGAAAACGAAAACTTTGAAAACCCTACGCTAGATAGTTGGAAACAATCTGAAAACTGGTACTACATGGAGAACCGTCAGAAAAATGATGACTTGACAGATGAAATCACCAAAAGATTAAAGCCAAGCACTACCTACTTTTGGAGGGTTCGATACAGAGACCAAAATTTAAATTGGAGCGATTGGTCGGAGACTCAAACATTTAAAACAAAAGAATACTAATCAGACTTTAGTCCACAAAAAAGCAGAGCCTCCTATAAAGGGGCTCTGCTTTTATATAAGTAGCTTAGTTCGCTGTAACTTATGCTTTCCTTACAAACTCAGACTTTAGGCCCATAGAGCCAAAACCTACGATTTTGCAATCAATGTTATGGTCACCATCCGTCAAACGAATGTTTTTAACCTTTGTACCAGCCTTTACTGGCTTGGGAGCTCCTTTGACAGGTAAATCTTTAATGATAACTACGCTATCACCATCCTGAAGTACATTTCCGTTAGAGTCTAAAACTTGGTTTTCTTGGCTTTCTAATTCTTCATCCGTCGTTTCTTCTGGATTCCACTCATGGAAACATTCAGGACAAACCAATAGACTATCCATCGGATAAGTATACTCACATTGACATTTTGGACATGGTGGGAATTCGCTCATTTTCAATCAAGATTTTTGTTCGCACAAAGATACATCTAATTCTGTTTATTACACCCTTTAATAAGTAAATGGGCTGTATCGACATTACATCAACACAGCCCATTTAATATAATAAATACTACGTTTTACTTCTTAGCAGTAAGAGCTACTTCCGCAGCTTTAAGACCAGCATCTTTCTCCTTCATAAGCTGTCTTTGCATGGCGTCAACCACGATAGGAGCAGCAATATAAAGCGAAGAGTATGTTCCTACTATTACACCTAAGAACATGGCGAAGATAAACCCACGAATGGTTTCACCACCGAATATCAAAAGAATAAGCAATACTAATAAAGTGGCAATACCAGTAACGGCCGTTCTACTCAATGTACTATTCAAGGCGTTATTGATAACTTTAACAATGTCCTCTTTGGCTTTGCTTTTGTCATTTAAGTATTCACGAACACGGTCAAAAACAACGACCGTATCATTCATTGAATAACCCATTAATGTAAGTATGGCACCCACAAAGGCTTGATCTACATCTAAAGAGAAAGGCAAGATGCCATTAAAGATAGAGAAGATACCAAGTATCACTAATACATCATGGAAAACCGCAACCACAGCACCAAAACTAAAGGCTACACTACGGAATCTCACGTAAATATAAATGAAGGTCAATATCAAGGAATAAAGAATGGCTTTCAATGAGTTCCAAATGGTATCATTAGCAATAGTAGGCCCTACTTTAGAGGAACTAACTACTTCACCTACGTTTCCATCTACACTCTCTACTACGTCATTTATTTGCTCCTGAATTTGTAACTCTACATTAGGGTCAGTGTTATCGATTTCGTAAGCTGTAGTAATTTTAACTTGGTCAAAACCACCAAACGTTTTTACCTCTGCAGTGAAACCTGCATTTTCCATGGCTTGTCTTACGTCTTCTGTTTTTACTGAATTTTCAAATTTGGCAACATACGTTCTACCTCCTTTAAAATCAACACCAAGACCAAATCCTCTAATACCAATAGAAACAGCACCGGCAATAATAATAGCACCAGAAATCATGTAGAATATCTTACGCTTATTAACAAAGTCAATATCTGTATCCTTAAACATTTTCTCCGTCCAAGCAGTAAAGAAAGTCACTGTCTTACCTTTCTTGATATAGTATTCAAACACTAAACGTGAAATGAAGATTGCACAGAAAAGAGAGGTGAAAATACCTATCAAAAGTGTTGTAGCAAATCCAAGAACCAAACCAGTACCGAAGATAAATAAGATAATACCGGTAATTAAAGTGGTAACGTTAGAGTCAATAATTGACGGCATCGCAAACCTGAAACCATTTCTCACTGCTGTTGCAAAAGGCTTCCCTTCGTCTAACTCTTCTTTTATTCGCTCATAAATAAGTACGTTGGCATCTACCGCCATACCTATAGAAAGTACCATACCGGCAATACCAGGAAGCGTTAATGTAGCACCAAAAGACGCCATCACTCCTAAAAGCAAAATAAGGTTAACTATTAGGGCTAAGTTAGCTATCCAACCAGCTTTGTTATAATAAACCAATACAAAAATCAATACTGCTAATAAACCAGCAAGTGATGAAATAACACCGGCTCTTACCGCACTCTCACCTACCGATGCACCAACTACGGCCTCTTCAATAATGTGAGTTGGAGCAGGAAGCTTACCTGCTTTAAGTACGTTTGCAAGGTCACTTGCTTCTTCTAAAGTAAAGTTTCCAGAAATACTTGAGTTACCACCTGTAATTTCTTGATTTACATTAGGAGCAGAATACACATAATTATCAAGTAAGATAGCTACTCTCTGACCTACATTGGCTGCAGTTAATTCTCTCCACTTTCTAGAACCCGTAGCATTCATTTGCATGCTAACATCTGGCTGACCAGTAGTAGGGTCATAATCTTGACGTGCGTTTGATATTACATCTCCTTCTAAAGGAGCATGGCCCATATCTTTCACCATGTATAAATTCACTAACTCTTCGTTAGTTGTTTCATTCATAAATGCCTTAACATCATAAACAAAACTTAGGTCTGCTGGGAACAATTGACGAACAACTGGTCTATGTAAGATTTCATTAACTCTTGAGGAGTCTTTTGTTCTCACCATTAAACCGCCTTGACCACCAATAAACAAGCTACTAAAAGTATTACCTGACAAAAGCGAATCAGCTCCTAAGCCCGCATTGTCTGTACCTCCCAATTGAGAAGCTAAGTCACCATCTGTAGAAGAAGTATCTGTACTTGCTACTGAAGGCTTGCTGTTAGCTAAGTCTCCTAAGTTCTTCGTTTGCTCTTCTAGGTCTAACTGTGCTAGGTAGCCAGAAAAAGCCTCTAAAGATGTTCCGATTTCCTGTGGCTCATAAACTTCACAAAACTCTAATTTCGCAGCACCAGAAAGTAGTTTCCTTACACGCTGTGGGTTATCAATACCCGGAAGCTCTACCTGAATTCTATTTGTTCCAGACAATCTTTGAAGATTAGCATTAGAAACACCAAACTTATCTACACGCGTTTGGATAATGTTAAACGCACGGTCAAAAGCACCGTCTACCTCATCTTTAACATAATTAGTTACCTCGCTATCTGTAGAATTTAAACCAAGCTCACCTCTGTTAGACGCCGTAGAGAAAACTCTTGCCAATGGCACGTTAGGAGCTAGGGCTTTGAAGTCACCTACAAAAAGGTCAACAAAGTGGTCAGAACTTTTTATCGCTTTTTCAGAAGCACTTGTTATAGCCTGGGCTACTCTAGGGTCTCTTGAGCCACTTGCTAGCGACTGAACGATATCGTTAGGAGAAACCTCAAGAATTACGTGCATCCCACCCTGAAGGTCAAGACCTAAACCTAATTCTTGCTTAGTTAAGTCTTCTAATGTAGTTCCTAAGAAAACTGGTTGTTTCCAAAGTGAATCTAAGTAACGTTGCTTTGCTTGTCTGTCTACGTTACCATCTGCAGTCATGGCAGCTGCCTCTGCATCATTTCTAATACTATTGGCCTTGTAAGTTCTGACCAAATAATAAACACTAACTGCCAAAAATATGGCTACCAGCGTTAAAATTCCACCTCTATTTCTCATATTATTAATTTTGCCCCTATTGAAAGACTTTTTTTGTTACAGGTAATCCGTGGGGTATACAGACACCTAAGAATGTTTTGATTTAATAAAATTGGGATTTATGACTGTCAGAAAAGACAGTCACTTAAAGCACTCAGGGTGCATTAATGGCTATATGAAGCTCAAAAAGCTTATCAAAATAAGAATGCTTAAATACGGGCTTTACAAAACTACTAACAACGTCGCTTAGTGGTAAAAACTTAACTGTGGGGCTAAGTAAAAAAACTAAGTCGCTATTAAAACTAAAAGCATTTGATGGAATTACTACCTCTGACGAAAACTCCGTTATATAAGTTTCTTGGTCATCAGAATCGTCATTGCTTTGGTCTGTAGAAACAGAAACATCCGTCAAAATTTGGGTATTGACCAAGTTTTTAGAAAGCACGGCTGTGAGCATAAAAATGCTCATAAAAACGCCGAAGGCTCTAATAATTAGACGGTTTTCTTTCATAATGAAGCCGCAAAGCTACAATCTTTTATTAAAAAAATTCAAATAATGTGCCAGATAATTGAACTAAAAGCTTTTTAACGGATTGAATTAACTAGAATTTCCTTTTGAAAAAGTACTCTCCAGAAGAAATGGTCAGAAGCTGTGCTATCGCTACATTGTGTATTATCACTTGAAAAGTAGTAGGCATATTCAGTTTCAGAAAGCTTCTGCGGTGTTGCATTAAAGGTTTCATTTTGTTCAGCAGAATAAGCAAGAGCCTCAATCACTTCTTTCTCCTTGTCGTTTAAAGCCACATAAGTTGCTGGAAAAACTTTTTCTACCTCCACACCTTCTATAGCCGATAGAGAATCTAATTGGGCATTTCTTTTAGTACAGTCTAATTTCAAAAATAAAGTCTCTACAGACTTGCCCCTATCATTAAGAGCAACCAAAACCTCGGATTCCGAAACCTTTTTAATCTTATGGGCCTCTATTTCGTTTTTAATCTTAGTAGTGTCTAAATACTCTACATTACATGACAATAGACATCCGAAACACAGCAAAAAAATAAAACTTCTCATTATATATATTCGTCTCCCACCTTTTTGGCATCCGCCACAAACTGCTTTACCCTTTGCTCGTCTTCCATTTTACATATCATTAATACGTTCCCGAATTCAGATACTATATACCCCTCTAAGCCACTCACTACAACTAACTTTTCCTTTGGCGTTTTCACCACACATCTTTTAGAATCGTAAATGAGCACATTCCCGTCAATTGAATTTGACTCATTATCTAATTCTGAATTCTCATAAACAGAACGCCAAGTTCCTAAATCAGACCAACCAATGTCGCTTTTTACTACAAATACGTTATCAGCCTTTTCCATGATTGCATTATCAATGGAAATACTCCTACATCTAGAGTAAGCTGAATCTAAGGATGTAACTTCATTGTCGGTATAAAAATCTTTTTGTGCTGCATTAAAGGCCTCTGCCATTTCTGGTAAATACTTTGCAAAAGCCAAAGTAATAGAAGCCGCGGACCAAACAAAAATCCCAGCATTCCATGCATAATCACCGCTTTCTAAAAACATTTTAGCAAACTCCAAATTAGGCTTTTCTGTAAATGCTTTTACTTTCTTAACATCATCTTCGGTGTCGTTAAACTGAATGTATCCATAGCCCGTGTTTGGGTGGGTAGGTTCTATTCCCAAAGTCACCAAGGCATCGTTTTTTGAAGCATAATCTATAGCCACATTCACCCTTCTCTTAAACTCCTCTTCTTTCAGAATGATATGATCAGCTGGTGCTACTATAATATTTGCATGAGGATCTTTCTTTTGAATTTTATAACTAGCATAGCCAATACATGGGGCTGTATTCCTTCTGCCTGGCTCACATAATACTTGGCTTTCAGACAAAAACGGAAGCTGCTCCAATGTTAAGTCCTTATACTCTCCACCAGTAACTACATAAATATTTTCTTTAGGACATACACCTTCAAACCTATCAGCAGTTTGCTGAATAAGCGTTCTTCCTGTTCCTAAAACATCATGGAATTGTTTCGGAAATGTAGTTCGGCTAAATGGCCAAAACCTAGTTCCTACGCCTCCAGCCATTATGACTAAGTAATTATTGTTCATGCTATTATTTATAGTGAATGTATTGAGCTGTCTACAAAACTAAGCTTTCTGAAATAGTCTTCCAATAAAATTTAAACCAGAGAGTTAAAACATAAAACATATCATTATAAAACCCTTATGACTAAGTCATAGCACTTACTAAAAACAAAATCAAGACATACCTGCAAACAGCTATTTGAAAATCACAATACAACCAATTCTTTACCAAAAGCATTATAAGGGCATAAACGTAAATTATTAAAATGAAAAAGATCCTATTAGTTTTAAGTATGTTCAGCTTTATGGCTTGCGAGAAAGATGACGTCTCCGAAGCCGCAAATAATGACATTGCTTTTATTACTGCAGAAGGCCTAGAAAAGTTTGACTGTGTAGCTCAGCAAGTAGATAGCCTACCATCTATAGAAGATGCACGAAGCATGATAGTGGGAACTTGGCAGCTTAAAGGCATGATTACTATGCTACCAACAGTGGAAGTGCCAAATATCAAAATTGAGTTTAAAGAAGACGGCGGTGTATTTGTTACCAATGCAGGCGAAAATGTTTTCACTAACGCCTACAGCATTAATGATAATGTTTCAGAAAACGGATACCGTTCCATAGTAATCACAACCGATGAATTTGGCATAGAGACTAACGAATACAACTTCTTAACAGGAACTATCAGAATTTGTCAAGATGAATTAATGATTGACAACGGTATCGCTTTTGATGCTCCAGGCTATTTGCTTCGTAGAACTTAGAAAGGAAAAAAGAAAAGCCTTTAAAGCCGATTGGAGAGAAGTCTTCAATCGGCTTTTTGTTTTTACACAAAGTCTTAAGCTTCCGCCCTCCTACTAATTGCCTCAATTTTACCCCTCGTTAGTCTAAACCTCGCAAAACCAACACTAAACAAACTCACTAACAGCTAATTACGAATCCCAAAAAGCCAAAAAGAACTATTAAATAAGACCTTAATTTGAAAGTTTCTTTTATTGAACGGTTGTTCATATACTATAATACCATATCTTGGAAGCAGAGTTTTTACTCAACCCCAAAACCTGACCACCTAAAATGTCTCGAAAATCAGCTGCAATAGCTATCATATATTGCTGTGCTCTACATCTGTCTTTCGCTCAGAGTTATAATCTAGATAGTCTCCAACTTATTTGGAATTCTAATGCTCTGAAAGAAATGATATTTGATGAACACATTGAGATACAACGTAGGCTTCCAAACATTGACAAAGAACTAAGTATAGCTTTCGGGAAGGCTCTAGAGAAAAGAGAAGACTTTATGGCGGTGAATAGCCTTAAGGCAAAAGCCTACTTTGAACTTATCTTTAACCCGAATCTAAAGTGATAAAAAAATACAGAGAACACTTTAAAAACAATGACATATTTAGCTCCCTTTTATAGCATACTCCTCTTTTTTTTAGCGACATCAGTTCAAGGACAGTCACTTTCAAAAAGCAAAAGCGATAGCACTGAGGTGCTCCGTATTTTAGCACAAGCTAAGGCAGTTAAGGCCGATAGAGACTCTGCATTCACACTTAGTAAAAAAGCTTTAGCTATGTCTGAAGCCATCAACTTTGAGAGAGGCGTGGCACTCTCAAAAGCTAAAATGGCTGGTTACTTTCATGCCAAATCAGATTATACAAATGCTGTTTCTTATAGCTTAGAGGCGATAGACTCCTATGAGAAACTGGGTTTGACAGAACAGTCATTATTACAGCAACTGACCCTTTCTACCATTTATAAAAACATGGGTGCCGAACGCGGTACAGAAGATTATCTATTTAAGGCCCTTGAGTTTGCAAAAGATGCAGAGCAAAAAGCTGAAAAGTTAAATTTGATAATTGTCACTATTGAGAGTCTTAATAATCAAGGAATAATATTGCGAGACCTCAGTTATACGCAAAGCAAGCCATATTATATGGATTCCGCTTTGGTCAAATATGAACAAGCACTTGGACTCTTGAGAAAACATACAGAAGAAGAACCTCAAATAGAGCAAATGCTCTATAATAACATGAGTCAGGTATATATAGAACGGCAAAAAGATTATAAAAAAGCTGCTGAGGTATTGAATAAAGCGGTAGCTATCAACTTTAGAATAAATAACCAGAATAATCTAACGTATAATTATGGCAACCTGTCAAATCTATATTTAGAGCAAAAAGACTATAAAAAAGCTAAAGAATATGCTTTAAAAATGCTTGCAATAGCTCAAAAATCAAAAAGGCCTCACCGAGCTCTAAATGCCTATGGCCAATTGAAAAATATCAGTGAAGCTACGCTGCAGTTCGATTCCGCCTATTTTTACTCTGAAAAGGTATCCTCACTAAATGACTCACTCACAAACATTACAAAATCAAAACAAATAGCTGATTTCCAAACCAAATATGAGACGGTAAAAAAAGATGCAGAAATTAATGTTTTAAACCGCGAAGCGGAATTAGCTCGACTTAGAACCTGGGTCTTTATTGGTGGCTTAGTCCTATTAAGTTTTCTAGCTCTACTCCTTTATAATAGATATTTACTCAAAAAGAAAACCTCTG
This sequence is a window from Arcticibacterium luteifluviistationis. Protein-coding genes within it:
- a CDS encoding mannose-1-phosphate guanylyltransferase, whose protein sequence is MNNNYLVIMAGGVGTRFWPFSRTTFPKQFHDVLGTGRTLIQQTADRFEGVCPKENIYVVTGGEYKDLTLEQLPFLSESQVLCEPGRRNTAPCIGYASYKIQKKDPHANIIVAPADHIILKEEEFKRRVNVAIDYASKNDALVTLGIEPTHPNTGYGYIQFNDTEDDVKKVKAFTEKPNLEFAKMFLESGDYAWNAGIFVWSAASITLAFAKYLPEMAEAFNAAQKDFYTDNEVTSLDSAYSRCRSISIDNAIMEKADNVFVVKSDIGWSDLGTWRSVYENSELDNESNSIDGNVLIYDSKRCVVKTPKEKLVVVSGLEGYIVSEFGNVLMICKMEDEQRVKQFVADAKKVGDEYI
- a CDS encoding MFS transporter — protein: MKKERVFTRYQVFMIAILAFIQFTVILDFMVLSPLGAILIPEMNITTAQFGWVVSGYAFSAGISGILAAGFADKFDRKKLLLFFYVGFLIGTGLCASANTYPMLLAARIFTGVFGGVIGSVGFAIITDIFELKVRGRVMGFTQMAFAASQILGLPIGLYLANNYGWHSSFWMIVIVGILVGIVMVWKIRPINTHLEANKGQNPIKHLFSTISNPDYIKVFLATTLLSTGGFMLMPFGSTYGINNLGITLEELPLLYGITGVFTIVFGPILGKMSDKYGRLKVFIFGTVLGIILVGIYTNLGVTSFWVILVLNIILFLGINARMIASSSLITAIPDLKDRGAFMSINSSVSQISGGIASAIAGLIVVQRTDGFVENYPLLGGVVIVSMIASGALMFGINRLAEKRTKEQS
- a CDS encoding fibronectin type III domain-containing protein translates to MKKKSFLILLLLIPILGISQTATDKILVQPYLQDAEPNSIKILWETSAGEESTVEYGLSPKLGQKTSGIANDVNFSDSRIHEVKLKDLKRLTTYYYRIKTGKLFSDIYQFKTPPFASDRQSFNLIAMSDMQRDSNNPEKFSEVVNDGILKYMEKEFGGAVPENLALVLIPGDLVATGTDYDQWQNEFFNPAEKLFSQVPVYPVLGNHEKNSTFYFKYFSLPENGSAAYSENWWYKDYGNTRIIGLNSNDGYRDTPEQYKWLQQVLAKTAENEDIDFVFAQLHHPFKSELWIPGEEEFSGKVVKLLEDFSTKTGKPSIHFFGHTHGYSRGQSKDHKHLWINVASAGGAIDNWGEFEGRDYDEFTNTQDEYGFVMVEVDANKENPKFTIKRVSRGNENIERDNEQTDQITIYKNERKPNAPVAISPNGDDIAAKYGTLLKAKPFDSSFGSAVHAASNWQLAENENFENPTLDSWKQSENWYYMENRQKNDDLTDEITKRLKPSTTYFWRVRYRDQNLNWSDWSETQTFKTKEY
- a CDS encoding zinc ribbon domain-containing protein YjdM, whose amino-acid sequence is MSEFPPCPKCQCEYTYPMDSLLVCPECFHEWNPEETTDEELESQENQVLDSNGNVLQDGDSVVIIKDLPVKGAPKPVKAGTKVKNIRLTDGDHNIDCKIVGFGSMGLKSEFVRKA
- the secDF gene encoding protein translocase subunit SecDF, which gives rise to MRNRGGILTLVAIFLAVSVYYLVRTYKANSIRNDAEAAAMTADGNVDRQAKQRYLDSLWKQPVFLGTTLEDLTKQELGLGLDLQGGMHVILEVSPNDIVQSLASGSRDPRVAQAITSASEKAIKSSDHFVDLFVGDFKALAPNVPLARVFSTASNRGELGLNSTDSEVTNYVKDEVDGAFDRAFNIIQTRVDKFGVSNANLQRLSGTNRIQVELPGIDNPQRVRKLLSGAAKLEFCEVYEPQEIGTSLEAFSGYLAQLDLEEQTKNLGDLANSKPSVASTDTSSTDGDLASQLGGTDNAGLGADSLLSGNTFSSLFIGGQGGLMVRTKDSSRVNEILHRPVVRQLFPADLSFVYDVKAFMNETTNEELVNLYMVKDMGHAPLEGDVISNARQDYDPTTGQPDVSMQMNATGSRKWRELTAANVGQRVAILLDNYVYSAPNVNQEITGGNSSISGNFTLEEASDLANVLKAGKLPAPTHIIEEAVVGASVGESAVRAGVISSLAGLLAVLIFVLVYYNKAGWIANLALIVNLILLLGVMASFGATLTLPGIAGMVLSIGMAVDANVLIYERIKEELDEGKPFATAVRNGFRFAMPSIIDSNVTTLITGIILFIFGTGLVLGFATTLLIGIFTSLFCAIFISRLVFEYYIKKGKTVTFFTAWTEKMFKDTDIDFVNKRKIFYMISGAIIIAGAVSIGIRGFGLGVDFKGGRTYVAKFENSVKTEDVRQAMENAGFTAEVKTFGGFDQVKITTAYEIDNTDPNVELQIQEQINDVVESVDGNVGEVVSSSKVGPTIANDTIWNSLKAILYSLILTFIYIYVRFRSVAFSFGAVVAVFHDVLVILGIFSIFNGILPFSLDVDQAFVGAILTLMGYSMNDTVVVFDRVREYLNDKSKAKEDIVKVINNALNSTLSRTAVTGIATLLVLLILLIFGGETIRGFIFAMFLGVIVGTYSSLYIAAPIVVDAMQRQLMKEKDAGLKAAEVALTAKK
- a CDS encoding porin family protein — its product is MKKLLSISAVLIALITIPNLAKAQDTSWGPMIGVNGSSIPDFPLSANKTGVNLGAFLNHSKHEHLGLKVEAFYSQMGSNFNGFEDKIEMHYIQVPLYGVWYLNDKGNDFRPKIMLGPYLGFLAGASGSNTSGNNFTGENFKSIDFGGKAAAGFNWKLNPKIWLNTEFYFGGSFANIYKTDIINIKNQNLGLNLGLSFPVK